A genomic window from Aricia agestis chromosome 8, ilAriAges1.1, whole genome shotgun sequence includes:
- the LOC121729928 gene encoding rab GTPase-activating protein 1-like isoform X3 yields the protein MTFGSTSYVIIKDSCHHVGGSKFYKVVDGATSTDTPISPASPTSPTSPATPTEKQDHMKPIESEDEVSDVDQECTVFCGVSYLGAQNIADPKSEADIQRIMNELSSMPENRDGIAVSISVPVCSQGLVVLYQADSNSVMARYSVNRISFYARGAAGSAVAACFAFTWSHGETKESAVYRCHVFRCHIAEAVNQVSSCFAKAFERIPRSMASSLVGDLSAAPSMTGSLTEVAPPMQLMHVLECTVDIKETDAKGTFSHVPKERLGFKLRGGIDKQVTINVQQVSSSSHVDTADDGQSTYTGALYIERCFGILLAPGRGVKHSDMRLLEMVSGASGGSGCSVCALWNAGEAALAPFNVASGDGAPTYMSLALDLVIRGIRDPLRLVVETPVKIYPPTERFWYYSKRPLVQQFYINLKESTDASGQLQYCVCGVETSGELDRSRLNLPLSLSSLLPSPLAPAAPPSPPSPADPNDIESDGDEPLLSGTGEVSKDCGEDVLENWAQVLRSWVGGRPRALAQLVRVGVPEALRGEVWLRLAAVDQNDSLMDTYRTLITKDCPFEAVIQRDIARTFPAHSLFREAGGLGQDALLRLARAYAVHDAEVGYCQGLSFLAATLLLHMPEEQAFCLLVRLMYGYGLRELYKDGFEALYMRLHQLDRLMEEQLPELRAHFSELGVEPHMFASQWFLTVFTARFPLPLVYHILDVFLLQGIDTLFQVSIALLTRARKDLLAADFEGVLKYFRVTLPKKCRAEESSRQIVKLACSVKVKRLPKYQQEYEKFIKESAEKEKINVELEKLKNINTQLQQDKDVLEAELNKTRDNLEDVQKKASHFSALAHDYRDICARLDKQLHDLQACTQSCVSCSAKLAQKENKDETDNMTEGGGEVESRLRQRVRDLELELARVKLAHVQAQCSNQELTHQLNSALNDIQAAVNQKQSVTPWLVRTLGSIMEAAQTRPTFQTYLSNMAPEPQSPSLHRQGSYSNIQGQSHTPLDRRVSEPYSPDVVRRKKDLNAKRHSMLVESNVTKEAKDLNRRSHDVTVKNISMG from the exons ATGACGTTTGGAAGCACCTCTTATGTTATTATCAAG GACTCGTGTCACCACGTCGGCGGGTCGAAGTTCTACAAGGTGGTAGATGGCGCCACCAGCACCGACACGCCCATCTCTCCCGCCTCACCCACCTCCCCCACCTCGCCGGCCACGCCCACCGAGAAACAGGACCACATGAAGCCCATTGAGAGCGAGGATGAAG TGTCGGACGTGGACCAGGAGTGCACGGTGTTCTGCGGGGTGAGCTACCTGGGCGCCCAGAACATCGCCGACCCGAAGTCCGAGGCCGACATCCAGCGCATCATGAACGAGCTGAGCTCCATGCCCGAGAACCGCGACGGCATCGCCGTGTCCATCTCCGTGCCTGTTTGCTCGCAGGGGCTGGTGGT GTTGTACCAGGCGGACAGCAACAGCGTGATGGCGCGGTACTCGGTGAACCGCATTTCGTTCTACGCGCGCGGCGCTGCCGGCTCCGCTGTGGCGGCGTGCTTCGCGTTCACGTGGTCGCACGGCGAGACCAAAGAGTCGGCGGTGTACCGCTGCCATGTGTTCCGGTGCCATATCGCTGAGGCGGTCAACCAAGTTTCCA GCTGCTTCGCGAAAGCGTTCGAGCGTATCCCGCGTTCTATGGCGTCGTCGCTCGTGGGCGACCTGTCAGCCGCGCCGTCCATGACGGGCTCGCTGACGGAGGTGGCGCCGCCCATGCAGCTGATGCACGTGCTCGAGTGTACCGTCGACATCAAGGAGACTGACGCCAAG GGTACATTCAGCCACGTGCCGAAGGAGCGTCTGGGGTTCAAGCTGCGCGGCGGCATCGACAAGCAGGTCACCATCAACGTGCAGCAGGTCTCTAGCAGCTCGCACGTCGATACAGCCGACGACGGACAG TCGACGTACACCGGTGCGCTGTACATTGAGAGATGCTTCGGTATTCTGCTGGCGCCGGGCCGCGGCGTCAAACACTCAGATATGAGACTCTTGGAAAtg GTGAGCGGCGCGTCCGGCGGGTCCGGGTGCTCGGTGTGCGCGCTGTGGAACGCCGGCGAGGCCGCGCTCGCGCCCTTCAATGTGGCCAGCGGCGATGGCGCCCCCACATACATGTCGCTCGCGCTTGACCTGGTTATACGCGGCATACGGGACCCGCTCAG GTTGGTTGTGGAGACCCCGGTGAAGATATATCCGCCCACAGAGCGTTTCTGGTATTACTCCAAGAGGCCTCTTGTGCAGCAGTTCTACATCAACTTGAAGGAG TCAACAGACGCCAGCGGGCAGCTACAGTACTGCGTATGCGGCGTGGAGACGTCGGGCGAGCTGGACCGGTCGCGGCTCAACCTGCCGTTGTCGCTGTCCAGCTTGCTGCCCTCCCCGCTCGCGCCCGCCGCCCCGCCCTCGCCCCCGTCCCCCGCCGACCCCAACGACATAGAGTCCG ACGGCGATGAACCACTACTCAGTGGCACTGGAGAGGTGTCGAAAGATTGCGGCGAAGACGTCCTTGAGAATTGGGCACAGGTTCTACGCAG CTGGGTAGGCGGTCGGCCGCGTGCGTTGGCGCAGCTCGTCCGAGTGGGCGTGCCCGAGGCGCTGCGGGGAGAGGTGTGGCTGCGCCTCGCCGCCGTAGACCAGAACGACTCGCTCATGGATACGTACCGCACGCTTATTACTAAG GACTGTCCGTTCGAGGCAGTGATCCAGCGCGACATAGCGCGCACTTTCCCCGCTCACTCGCTGTTCCGCGAGGCGGGCGGGCTGGGGCAGGACGCGCTGCTGCGGTTGGCGCGCGCGTACGCCGTCCACGACGCCGAGGTCGGCTACTGCCAGGGGCTCAGCTTCCTGGCCGCCACACTGCTGCTGCAC ATGCCGGAGGAGCAGGCGTTCTGTCTGCTGGTGCGGCTGATGTACGGGTACGGGCTGCGCGAGCTGTACAAGGACGGCTTCGAGGCGCTCTACATGAGGCTGCACCAGCTTGATAGATTGATGGAG GAGCAACTGCCGGAGCTGCGCGCTCACTTCAGCGAGCTGGGTGTGGAGCCGCACATGTTCGCGTCGCAGTGGTTCCTCACCGTCTTCACCGCGAGATTCCCCCTGCCGCTG GTGTACCACATCCTAGACGTGTTTCTACTGCAAGGGATAGATACTCTGTTCCAAGTGTCCATAGCGCTGCTCACGCGCGCACGCAAAGATCTGTTGGCGGCAGACTTCGAGGGAGTTCTCAAATACTTCAG AGTAACCCTTCCCAAGAAGTGTCGCGCGGAGGAGTCGTCGCGACAAATCGTGAAGCTGGCCTGCAGCGTCAAAGTGAAGAGACTACCCAAGTATCAGCAGGAGTATGAGAAGTTTATTAAAG AATCAGCAGAGAAGGAGAAAATAAACGTGGAACTGGAGAAGCTGAAGAACATCAACACGCAGCTGCAGCAGGACAAGGATGTGCTCGAGGCTGAACTTAACAAA ACTCGTGACAATCTAGAAGACGTACAGAAGAAGGCGTCGCACTTCTCGGCGCTGGCGCACGACTACCGCGACATCTGCGCCCGCCTCGACAAACAGTTGCACGATTTACAG gCGTGCACACAAAGCTGCGTTAGCTGCAGCGCTAAACTCGCACAGAAAGAGAATAAAGATG AAACAGACAACATGACAGAAGGCGGCGGTGAGGTGGAGTCTAGACTGCGCCAGCGAGTCCGGGACTTGGAGCTGGAGTTAGCGCGGGTGAAACTGGCGCACGTGCAGGCGCAGTGCAGCAACcag GAACTAACACATCAACTGAACTCTGCTCTGAACGACATACAAGCCGCCGTTAACCAGAAACAGTCCGTGACGCCGTGGCTCGTCAGGACACTCG GTTCAATAATGGAGGCGGCGCAGACTAGACCGACATTCCAAACTTATCTATCGAACATGGCGCCGGAGCCCCAGTCGCCGTCGCTGCACCGCCAGGGCTCGTACTCCAACATCCAGGGGCAGAGCCACACGCCGCTCGACCGCAGGGTCTCGGAGCCCTACAGCCCCGACGTCGTTCGGAGGAAGAAGGATCTCAACGCGAAACGACACTCCATGCTCGTCGAGTCCAACGTCACGAAGGAGGCCAAGGACCTCAACCGCCGCAGCCACGACGTCACCGtaaaaaatatatcgatggGTTGA
- the LOC121729928 gene encoding rab GTPase-activating protein 1-like isoform X4: MGDLDSETKENQSLQSTDSCHHVGGSKFYKVVDGATSTDTPISPASPTSPTSPATPTEKQDHMKPIESEDEVSDVDQECTVFCGVSYLGAQNIADPKSEADIQRIMNELSSMPENRDGIAVSISVPVCSQGLVVLYQADSNSVMARYSVNRISFYARGAAGSAVAACFAFTWSHGETKESAVYRCHVFRCHIAEAVNQVSSCFAKAFERIPRSMASSLVGDLSAAPSMTGSLTEVAPPMQLMHVLECTVDIKETDAKGTFSHVPKERLGFKLRGGIDKQVTINVQQVSSSSHVDTADDGQSTYTGALYIERCFGILLAPGRGVKHSDMRLLEMVSGASGGSGCSVCALWNAGEAALAPFNVASGDGAPTYMSLALDLVIRGIRDPLRLVVETPVKIYPPTERFWYYSKRPLVQQFYINLKESTDASGQLQYCVCGVETSGELDRSRLNLPLSLSSLLPSPLAPAAPPSPPSPADPNDIESDGDEPLLSGTGEVSKDCGEDVLENWAQVLRSWVGGRPRALAQLVRVGVPEALRGEVWLRLAAVDQNDSLMDTYRTLITKDCPFEAVIQRDIARTFPAHSLFREAGGLGQDALLRLARAYAVHDAEVGYCQGLSFLAATLLLHMPEEQAFCLLVRLMYGYGLRELYKDGFEALYMRLHQLDRLMEEQLPELRAHFSELGVEPHMFASQWFLTVFTARFPLPLVYHILDVFLLQGIDTLFQVSIALLTRARKDLLAADFEGVLKYFRVTLPKKCRAEESSRQIVKLACSVKVKRLPKYQQEYEKFIKESAEKEKINVELEKLKNINTQLQQDKDVLEAELNKTRDNLEDVQKKASHFSALAHDYRDICARLDKQLHDLQACTQSCVSCSAKLAQKENKDETDNMTEGGGEVESRLRQRVRDLELELARVKLAHVQAQCSNQELTHQLNSALNDIQAAVNQKQSVTPWLVRTLGSIMEAAQTRPTFQTYLSNMAPEPQSPSLHRQGSYSNIQGQSHTPLDRRVSEPYSPDVVRRKKDLNAKRHSMLVESNVTKEAKDLNRRSHDVTVKNISMG, encoded by the exons GACTCGTGTCACCACGTCGGCGGGTCGAAGTTCTACAAGGTGGTAGATGGCGCCACCAGCACCGACACGCCCATCTCTCCCGCCTCACCCACCTCCCCCACCTCGCCGGCCACGCCCACCGAGAAACAGGACCACATGAAGCCCATTGAGAGCGAGGATGAAG TGTCGGACGTGGACCAGGAGTGCACGGTGTTCTGCGGGGTGAGCTACCTGGGCGCCCAGAACATCGCCGACCCGAAGTCCGAGGCCGACATCCAGCGCATCATGAACGAGCTGAGCTCCATGCCCGAGAACCGCGACGGCATCGCCGTGTCCATCTCCGTGCCTGTTTGCTCGCAGGGGCTGGTGGT GTTGTACCAGGCGGACAGCAACAGCGTGATGGCGCGGTACTCGGTGAACCGCATTTCGTTCTACGCGCGCGGCGCTGCCGGCTCCGCTGTGGCGGCGTGCTTCGCGTTCACGTGGTCGCACGGCGAGACCAAAGAGTCGGCGGTGTACCGCTGCCATGTGTTCCGGTGCCATATCGCTGAGGCGGTCAACCAAGTTTCCA GCTGCTTCGCGAAAGCGTTCGAGCGTATCCCGCGTTCTATGGCGTCGTCGCTCGTGGGCGACCTGTCAGCCGCGCCGTCCATGACGGGCTCGCTGACGGAGGTGGCGCCGCCCATGCAGCTGATGCACGTGCTCGAGTGTACCGTCGACATCAAGGAGACTGACGCCAAG GGTACATTCAGCCACGTGCCGAAGGAGCGTCTGGGGTTCAAGCTGCGCGGCGGCATCGACAAGCAGGTCACCATCAACGTGCAGCAGGTCTCTAGCAGCTCGCACGTCGATACAGCCGACGACGGACAG TCGACGTACACCGGTGCGCTGTACATTGAGAGATGCTTCGGTATTCTGCTGGCGCCGGGCCGCGGCGTCAAACACTCAGATATGAGACTCTTGGAAAtg GTGAGCGGCGCGTCCGGCGGGTCCGGGTGCTCGGTGTGCGCGCTGTGGAACGCCGGCGAGGCCGCGCTCGCGCCCTTCAATGTGGCCAGCGGCGATGGCGCCCCCACATACATGTCGCTCGCGCTTGACCTGGTTATACGCGGCATACGGGACCCGCTCAG GTTGGTTGTGGAGACCCCGGTGAAGATATATCCGCCCACAGAGCGTTTCTGGTATTACTCCAAGAGGCCTCTTGTGCAGCAGTTCTACATCAACTTGAAGGAG TCAACAGACGCCAGCGGGCAGCTACAGTACTGCGTATGCGGCGTGGAGACGTCGGGCGAGCTGGACCGGTCGCGGCTCAACCTGCCGTTGTCGCTGTCCAGCTTGCTGCCCTCCCCGCTCGCGCCCGCCGCCCCGCCCTCGCCCCCGTCCCCCGCCGACCCCAACGACATAGAGTCCG ACGGCGATGAACCACTACTCAGTGGCACTGGAGAGGTGTCGAAAGATTGCGGCGAAGACGTCCTTGAGAATTGGGCACAGGTTCTACGCAG CTGGGTAGGCGGTCGGCCGCGTGCGTTGGCGCAGCTCGTCCGAGTGGGCGTGCCCGAGGCGCTGCGGGGAGAGGTGTGGCTGCGCCTCGCCGCCGTAGACCAGAACGACTCGCTCATGGATACGTACCGCACGCTTATTACTAAG GACTGTCCGTTCGAGGCAGTGATCCAGCGCGACATAGCGCGCACTTTCCCCGCTCACTCGCTGTTCCGCGAGGCGGGCGGGCTGGGGCAGGACGCGCTGCTGCGGTTGGCGCGCGCGTACGCCGTCCACGACGCCGAGGTCGGCTACTGCCAGGGGCTCAGCTTCCTGGCCGCCACACTGCTGCTGCAC ATGCCGGAGGAGCAGGCGTTCTGTCTGCTGGTGCGGCTGATGTACGGGTACGGGCTGCGCGAGCTGTACAAGGACGGCTTCGAGGCGCTCTACATGAGGCTGCACCAGCTTGATAGATTGATGGAG GAGCAACTGCCGGAGCTGCGCGCTCACTTCAGCGAGCTGGGTGTGGAGCCGCACATGTTCGCGTCGCAGTGGTTCCTCACCGTCTTCACCGCGAGATTCCCCCTGCCGCTG GTGTACCACATCCTAGACGTGTTTCTACTGCAAGGGATAGATACTCTGTTCCAAGTGTCCATAGCGCTGCTCACGCGCGCACGCAAAGATCTGTTGGCGGCAGACTTCGAGGGAGTTCTCAAATACTTCAG AGTAACCCTTCCCAAGAAGTGTCGCGCGGAGGAGTCGTCGCGACAAATCGTGAAGCTGGCCTGCAGCGTCAAAGTGAAGAGACTACCCAAGTATCAGCAGGAGTATGAGAAGTTTATTAAAG AATCAGCAGAGAAGGAGAAAATAAACGTGGAACTGGAGAAGCTGAAGAACATCAACACGCAGCTGCAGCAGGACAAGGATGTGCTCGAGGCTGAACTTAACAAA ACTCGTGACAATCTAGAAGACGTACAGAAGAAGGCGTCGCACTTCTCGGCGCTGGCGCACGACTACCGCGACATCTGCGCCCGCCTCGACAAACAGTTGCACGATTTACAG gCGTGCACACAAAGCTGCGTTAGCTGCAGCGCTAAACTCGCACAGAAAGAGAATAAAGATG AAACAGACAACATGACAGAAGGCGGCGGTGAGGTGGAGTCTAGACTGCGCCAGCGAGTCCGGGACTTGGAGCTGGAGTTAGCGCGGGTGAAACTGGCGCACGTGCAGGCGCAGTGCAGCAACcag GAACTAACACATCAACTGAACTCTGCTCTGAACGACATACAAGCCGCCGTTAACCAGAAACAGTCCGTGACGCCGTGGCTCGTCAGGACACTCG GTTCAATAATGGAGGCGGCGCAGACTAGACCGACATTCCAAACTTATCTATCGAACATGGCGCCGGAGCCCCAGTCGCCGTCGCTGCACCGCCAGGGCTCGTACTCCAACATCCAGGGGCAGAGCCACACGCCGCTCGACCGCAGGGTCTCGGAGCCCTACAGCCCCGACGTCGTTCGGAGGAAGAAGGATCTCAACGCGAAACGACACTCCATGCTCGTCGAGTCCAACGTCACGAAGGAGGCCAAGGACCTCAACCGCCGCAGCCACGACGTCACCGtaaaaaatatatcgatggGTTGA
- the LOC121729928 gene encoding rab GTPase-activating protein 1-like isoform X2, producing MTLVLGEKCRPIKTMEMEGEFKDSCHHVGGSKFYKVVDGATSTDTPISPASPTSPTSPATPTEKQDHMKPIESEDEVSDVDQECTVFCGVSYLGAQNIADPKSEADIQRIMNELSSMPENRDGIAVSISVPVCSQGLVVLYQADSNSVMARYSVNRISFYARGAAGSAVAACFAFTWSHGETKESAVYRCHVFRCHIAEAVNQVSSCFAKAFERIPRSMASSLVGDLSAAPSMTGSLTEVAPPMQLMHVLECTVDIKETDAKGTFSHVPKERLGFKLRGGIDKQVTINVQQVSSSSHVDTADDGQSTYTGALYIERCFGILLAPGRGVKHSDMRLLEMVSGASGGSGCSVCALWNAGEAALAPFNVASGDGAPTYMSLALDLVIRGIRDPLRLVVETPVKIYPPTERFWYYSKRPLVQQFYINLKESTDASGQLQYCVCGVETSGELDRSRLNLPLSLSSLLPSPLAPAAPPSPPSPADPNDIESDGDEPLLSGTGEVSKDCGEDVLENWAQVLRSWVGGRPRALAQLVRVGVPEALRGEVWLRLAAVDQNDSLMDTYRTLITKDCPFEAVIQRDIARTFPAHSLFREAGGLGQDALLRLARAYAVHDAEVGYCQGLSFLAATLLLHMPEEQAFCLLVRLMYGYGLRELYKDGFEALYMRLHQLDRLMEEQLPELRAHFSELGVEPHMFASQWFLTVFTARFPLPLVYHILDVFLLQGIDTLFQVSIALLTRARKDLLAADFEGVLKYFRVTLPKKCRAEESSRQIVKLACSVKVKRLPKYQQEYEKFIKESAEKEKINVELEKLKNINTQLQQDKDVLEAELNKTRDNLEDVQKKASHFSALAHDYRDICARLDKQLHDLQACTQSCVSCSAKLAQKENKDETDNMTEGGGEVESRLRQRVRDLELELARVKLAHVQAQCSNQELTHQLNSALNDIQAAVNQKQSVTPWLVRTLGSIMEAAQTRPTFQTYLSNMAPEPQSPSLHRQGSYSNIQGQSHTPLDRRVSEPYSPDVVRRKKDLNAKRHSMLVESNVTKEAKDLNRRSHDVTVKNISMG from the exons GACTCGTGTCACCACGTCGGCGGGTCGAAGTTCTACAAGGTGGTAGATGGCGCCACCAGCACCGACACGCCCATCTCTCCCGCCTCACCCACCTCCCCCACCTCGCCGGCCACGCCCACCGAGAAACAGGACCACATGAAGCCCATTGAGAGCGAGGATGAAG TGTCGGACGTGGACCAGGAGTGCACGGTGTTCTGCGGGGTGAGCTACCTGGGCGCCCAGAACATCGCCGACCCGAAGTCCGAGGCCGACATCCAGCGCATCATGAACGAGCTGAGCTCCATGCCCGAGAACCGCGACGGCATCGCCGTGTCCATCTCCGTGCCTGTTTGCTCGCAGGGGCTGGTGGT GTTGTACCAGGCGGACAGCAACAGCGTGATGGCGCGGTACTCGGTGAACCGCATTTCGTTCTACGCGCGCGGCGCTGCCGGCTCCGCTGTGGCGGCGTGCTTCGCGTTCACGTGGTCGCACGGCGAGACCAAAGAGTCGGCGGTGTACCGCTGCCATGTGTTCCGGTGCCATATCGCTGAGGCGGTCAACCAAGTTTCCA GCTGCTTCGCGAAAGCGTTCGAGCGTATCCCGCGTTCTATGGCGTCGTCGCTCGTGGGCGACCTGTCAGCCGCGCCGTCCATGACGGGCTCGCTGACGGAGGTGGCGCCGCCCATGCAGCTGATGCACGTGCTCGAGTGTACCGTCGACATCAAGGAGACTGACGCCAAG GGTACATTCAGCCACGTGCCGAAGGAGCGTCTGGGGTTCAAGCTGCGCGGCGGCATCGACAAGCAGGTCACCATCAACGTGCAGCAGGTCTCTAGCAGCTCGCACGTCGATACAGCCGACGACGGACAG TCGACGTACACCGGTGCGCTGTACATTGAGAGATGCTTCGGTATTCTGCTGGCGCCGGGCCGCGGCGTCAAACACTCAGATATGAGACTCTTGGAAAtg GTGAGCGGCGCGTCCGGCGGGTCCGGGTGCTCGGTGTGCGCGCTGTGGAACGCCGGCGAGGCCGCGCTCGCGCCCTTCAATGTGGCCAGCGGCGATGGCGCCCCCACATACATGTCGCTCGCGCTTGACCTGGTTATACGCGGCATACGGGACCCGCTCAG GTTGGTTGTGGAGACCCCGGTGAAGATATATCCGCCCACAGAGCGTTTCTGGTATTACTCCAAGAGGCCTCTTGTGCAGCAGTTCTACATCAACTTGAAGGAG TCAACAGACGCCAGCGGGCAGCTACAGTACTGCGTATGCGGCGTGGAGACGTCGGGCGAGCTGGACCGGTCGCGGCTCAACCTGCCGTTGTCGCTGTCCAGCTTGCTGCCCTCCCCGCTCGCGCCCGCCGCCCCGCCCTCGCCCCCGTCCCCCGCCGACCCCAACGACATAGAGTCCG ACGGCGATGAACCACTACTCAGTGGCACTGGAGAGGTGTCGAAAGATTGCGGCGAAGACGTCCTTGAGAATTGGGCACAGGTTCTACGCAG CTGGGTAGGCGGTCGGCCGCGTGCGTTGGCGCAGCTCGTCCGAGTGGGCGTGCCCGAGGCGCTGCGGGGAGAGGTGTGGCTGCGCCTCGCCGCCGTAGACCAGAACGACTCGCTCATGGATACGTACCGCACGCTTATTACTAAG GACTGTCCGTTCGAGGCAGTGATCCAGCGCGACATAGCGCGCACTTTCCCCGCTCACTCGCTGTTCCGCGAGGCGGGCGGGCTGGGGCAGGACGCGCTGCTGCGGTTGGCGCGCGCGTACGCCGTCCACGACGCCGAGGTCGGCTACTGCCAGGGGCTCAGCTTCCTGGCCGCCACACTGCTGCTGCAC ATGCCGGAGGAGCAGGCGTTCTGTCTGCTGGTGCGGCTGATGTACGGGTACGGGCTGCGCGAGCTGTACAAGGACGGCTTCGAGGCGCTCTACATGAGGCTGCACCAGCTTGATAGATTGATGGAG GAGCAACTGCCGGAGCTGCGCGCTCACTTCAGCGAGCTGGGTGTGGAGCCGCACATGTTCGCGTCGCAGTGGTTCCTCACCGTCTTCACCGCGAGATTCCCCCTGCCGCTG GTGTACCACATCCTAGACGTGTTTCTACTGCAAGGGATAGATACTCTGTTCCAAGTGTCCATAGCGCTGCTCACGCGCGCACGCAAAGATCTGTTGGCGGCAGACTTCGAGGGAGTTCTCAAATACTTCAG AGTAACCCTTCCCAAGAAGTGTCGCGCGGAGGAGTCGTCGCGACAAATCGTGAAGCTGGCCTGCAGCGTCAAAGTGAAGAGACTACCCAAGTATCAGCAGGAGTATGAGAAGTTTATTAAAG AATCAGCAGAGAAGGAGAAAATAAACGTGGAACTGGAGAAGCTGAAGAACATCAACACGCAGCTGCAGCAGGACAAGGATGTGCTCGAGGCTGAACTTAACAAA ACTCGTGACAATCTAGAAGACGTACAGAAGAAGGCGTCGCACTTCTCGGCGCTGGCGCACGACTACCGCGACATCTGCGCCCGCCTCGACAAACAGTTGCACGATTTACAG gCGTGCACACAAAGCTGCGTTAGCTGCAGCGCTAAACTCGCACAGAAAGAGAATAAAGATG AAACAGACAACATGACAGAAGGCGGCGGTGAGGTGGAGTCTAGACTGCGCCAGCGAGTCCGGGACTTGGAGCTGGAGTTAGCGCGGGTGAAACTGGCGCACGTGCAGGCGCAGTGCAGCAACcag GAACTAACACATCAACTGAACTCTGCTCTGAACGACATACAAGCCGCCGTTAACCAGAAACAGTCCGTGACGCCGTGGCTCGTCAGGACACTCG GTTCAATAATGGAGGCGGCGCAGACTAGACCGACATTCCAAACTTATCTATCGAACATGGCGCCGGAGCCCCAGTCGCCGTCGCTGCACCGCCAGGGCTCGTACTCCAACATCCAGGGGCAGAGCCACACGCCGCTCGACCGCAGGGTCTCGGAGCCCTACAGCCCCGACGTCGTTCGGAGGAAGAAGGATCTCAACGCGAAACGACACTCCATGCTCGTCGAGTCCAACGTCACGAAGGAGGCCAAGGACCTCAACCGCCGCAGCCACGACGTCACCGtaaaaaatatatcgatggGTTGA